A section of the Bacillus pumilus genome encodes:
- a CDS encoding dihydrofolate reductase family protein has protein sequence MSQQRKLLFYGAMSIDGYLAREDHRLDWLIGTEGEEDTNYDDFYASVDTLIMGRNTYEQVLQLSPDEFPYEGKTCYIMSRTLQDSLKGTHIIREDILSFVRKLKNETGQHIWIVGGGELLQSFIKAGLVDELYLQIVPVMIGRGIPLFSPVDMEAKFSLKEVRQYKQIAEMHFILKQEDH, from the coding sequence TTGAGTCAGCAAAGGAAGCTGCTTTTTTATGGGGCAATGAGTATCGATGGTTACTTAGCGAGAGAGGATCACCGGCTTGATTGGTTAATAGGGACAGAGGGCGAAGAAGATACGAACTATGATGACTTTTATGCGTCAGTTGATACGCTGATCATGGGGCGCAATACATATGAACAGGTTCTTCAGCTGTCACCAGATGAGTTTCCTTATGAAGGAAAGACTTGTTATATCATGTCACGTACTTTACAAGACAGTCTGAAAGGAACTCATATCATTCGCGAAGATATCCTATCATTTGTGAGAAAACTTAAAAATGAAACAGGTCAGCATATCTGGATTGTCGGCGGCGGGGAACTGCTGCAATCTTTCATAAAAGCAGGATTGGTGGATGAGCTTTACCTTCAAATCGTACCTGTCATGATTGGGAGAGGCATTCCTCTGTTTTCTCCAGTGGATATGGAAGCCAAGTTTTCATTGAAAGAAGTACGACAATATAAGCAAATAGCTGAAATGCATTTTATCTTAAAACAGGAGGATCACTGA
- a CDS encoding TetR/AcrR family transcriptional regulator, whose product MQDRRTIKTKRAIRESFLELLKEKEVQQITVSELSRKADLGRGTFYLHYQDVFDLYEQLEKELFDQLGGLYDETFPSQDPLDMLSFLNKTTEYLKENQYMLTLFVKPNGPTTNQFKAFFKEKIMKEWRLVERHITEKEQIEASFVVSGVVGVLEEWIHEDMTIDAGKLAHKLYELLVKVEHES is encoded by the coding sequence ATGCAGGATAGACGAACAATCAAAACAAAAAGAGCCATTCGGGAAAGCTTTCTTGAGCTATTAAAAGAAAAAGAAGTGCAACAAATAACGGTATCAGAGCTCTCAAGGAAAGCAGATTTAGGCAGGGGAACCTTTTACTTGCACTATCAAGATGTGTTTGATTTATACGAACAGCTGGAGAAAGAACTATTCGATCAGCTTGGCGGGTTATATGATGAAACCTTTCCGAGTCAGGACCCTCTTGACATGCTTTCCTTTTTAAATAAAACCACAGAGTACTTGAAAGAGAATCAATATATGTTGACGTTATTTGTAAAACCAAATGGTCCCACGACGAATCAATTCAAAGCATTTTTTAAAGAAAAAATCATGAAAGAGTGGCGGCTTGTAGAGCGGCACATTACAGAGAAAGAACAAATTGAGGCTTCTTTTGTCGTGTCTGGTGTTGTTGGCGTACTTGAGGAATGGATTCATGAAGACATGACAATTGATGCCGGAAAGCTAGCGCACAAATTATATGAGCTTCTCGTCAAAGTGGAGCATGAATCGTAA
- a CDS encoding GNAT family N-acetyltransferase, with the protein MTRLFLRPIEEQDYPGIQRGCQHAETLYMTGTRKTFTLEEIRSAYTRFSQDDSRRDFAICLLDTQEMIGDAAIVDIDPINHTASFRIALHGPEHFQKGYGTEAVRMVQAFAFDTLELNRLELEVFSHNPRAFRSYEKAGFQYEGKRRQALYFNGAYSDVIIMGILREEYNQINSGDAPD; encoded by the coding sequence ATGACCCGCTTATTTCTGAGACCGATTGAAGAACAGGATTATCCGGGTATTCAAAGAGGATGCCAGCATGCAGAAACACTTTACATGACGGGAACACGAAAAACGTTCACACTAGAAGAAATTCGTTCAGCCTACACCCGATTTTCACAAGATGACAGCAGACGAGATTTCGCCATTTGTCTTTTAGACACGCAAGAAATGATTGGGGATGCGGCGATTGTGGATATTGATCCAATCAATCATACGGCAAGCTTCCGCATTGCGCTTCATGGGCCAGAACATTTCCAAAAAGGCTATGGCACTGAAGCTGTCCGAATGGTTCAAGCATTCGCCTTTGATACATTAGAACTCAACCGCCTTGAGCTCGAGGTCTTTTCCCACAATCCGAGAGCCTTCAGAAGCTATGAGAAAGCCGGATTTCAATATGAAGGAAAAAGGCGACAAGCACTCTATTTCAACGGTGCCTACTCAGATGTGATCATCATGGGCATCCTTCGTGAAGAATACAATCAGATAAATAGTGGAGATGCCCCTGATTAA
- a CDS encoding MarR family winged helix-turn-helix transcriptional regulator → MVQHEHELDLRLFRVWMKAYQALFTNIQKDIERYDIGFENFQILELLYSKGPHPVQKISDILSIPSGSMTYVVNKLEKQGLVKRQCAPSDKRVFHVLLTEKGKQLFDDIFPKHTDVISQNLSFIEKEEKEQLIELLKKVGLGAKQLYEKGKQDDTQF, encoded by the coding sequence ATGGTGCAGCATGAACATGAATTAGACTTAAGGCTATTCCGTGTGTGGATGAAAGCCTATCAAGCTCTTTTTACAAATATCCAAAAAGACATTGAACGTTATGATATCGGATTTGAAAACTTTCAGATCCTTGAATTGCTCTATAGTAAGGGGCCGCATCCCGTCCAAAAAATCAGCGACATCCTGTCAATCCCAAGTGGAAGCATGACTTATGTCGTGAACAAACTAGAAAAACAAGGGCTCGTGAAAAGGCAATGTGCGCCATCTGATAAACGTGTATTTCATGTATTGTTGACGGAAAAAGGGAAGCAATTGTTTGACGATATTTTTCCTAAACACACAGATGTCATTTCACAAAACCTATCCTTTATAGAAAAAGAAGAAAAAGAACAGCTCATTGAATTACTAAAAAAAGTCGGGTTAGGTGCGAAACAACTTTACGAAAAGGGGAAACAAGATGACACTCAGTTTTGA
- a CDS encoding D-alanyl-D-alanine carboxypeptidase family protein, with protein sequence MNSKILKQLMVSILALALIVTAFTPMSKAKAAEDPFNVNAKAAILIEASTGKILYSKNAEQRLPIASMAKMMTEYLLLEAIAEGKVKWDQTYTPDDYVYEISQDRSLSNVPLRKDGSYTVKELYQATAIYSANAAAIGLAEVIAGSESKFVEKMNAKAKELGLTNYKFVNATGLENKDLHGKQPKGTGTDEESEVSAKDMALLAQHLIKDHPEILETSSIAKTKFREGTDDEMDMPNWNFMLKGLVKEYEGVDGLKTGSTDSAGSSFTGTAKQGDMRVIAVILNAKGNLHTARFDVAKKLFDYAFKNFTMKEMYKKGQQIKGHENIEVDKGKDKEVPVVTKEAFSVPVKNGDEKSFKAKVNIEKTKLEAPIKKGTKVGMLTTSYSGDEKDYGYLNKDQSGVELITKTGDEKANWFILAMRGIGGFFAGIWGGIVDTVKGWF encoded by the coding sequence TTGAACAGCAAGATATTGAAACAGCTTATGGTCTCTATCCTTGCACTGGCATTGATTGTGACAGCATTTACACCAATGTCCAAAGCAAAAGCAGCTGAAGATCCATTCAATGTGAATGCGAAAGCAGCGATCCTAATAGAAGCTTCTACAGGTAAGATTCTTTATAGTAAAAACGCAGAACAAAGACTGCCTATTGCAAGTATGGCAAAGATGATGACAGAGTATCTATTACTAGAGGCGATTGCTGAAGGCAAAGTGAAATGGGATCAAACGTATACGCCAGATGATTATGTATACGAAATTTCTCAGGACCGCAGTTTATCAAACGTTCCTTTGAGAAAAGATGGCTCGTATACAGTGAAAGAACTTTATCAAGCAACGGCTATTTATTCGGCAAATGCAGCAGCAATTGGCTTAGCAGAAGTGATTGCTGGATCAGAATCGAAGTTCGTTGAAAAAATGAACGCCAAAGCAAAAGAACTAGGTTTAACAAACTACAAATTCGTGAATGCAACTGGTTTAGAAAATAAAGACTTACATGGCAAACAGCCAAAAGGTACAGGTACTGATGAAGAAAGTGAAGTATCTGCGAAAGATATGGCATTGCTTGCACAGCATCTCATCAAAGACCATCCAGAAATCCTTGAAACATCAAGTATTGCGAAAACAAAGTTCAGAGAAGGCACAGACGATGAAATGGACATGCCTAACTGGAACTTCATGCTTAAAGGACTTGTGAAGGAATATGAAGGTGTAGACGGTCTAAAAACAGGTTCTACAGATTCAGCTGGTTCTAGCTTCACAGGTACGGCTAAACAAGGTGACATGCGTGTTATCGCAGTGATCTTGAATGCGAAAGGTAATCTTCATACAGCACGTTTCGACGTGGCGAAAAAACTGTTCGACTATGCGTTTAAAAACTTCACGATGAAAGAAATGTACAAAAAAGGTCAACAGATCAAAGGACATGAAAACATCGAAGTCGACAAAGGCAAAGACAAAGAAGTACCCGTCGTTACGAAAGAAGCATTCTCTGTGCCAGTCAAAAATGGCGACGAAAAGAGCTTTAAAGCAAAAGTAAATATCGAGAAAACGAAACTCGAAGCTCCTATTAAAAAAGGAACGAAGGTTGGCATGCTGACGACTTCTTACTCAGGTGATGAGAAGGACTACGGCTATTTGAATAAAGATCAATCAGGTGTTGAGCTTATAACGAAAACAGGCGATGAAAAAGCAAACTGGTTCATCCTTGCAATGCGTGGCATAGGTGGATTCTTCGCTGGCATTTGGGGCGGAATCGTTGACACAGTAAAGGGTTGGTTCTAA
- the guaB gene encoding IMP dehydrogenase: MWESKFSKEGLTFDDVLLVPAKSEVLPRDVDLSVELTSTLKLNIPVISAGMDTVTESQMAIAMARQGGLGIIHKNMSIEQQAEQVDKVKRSERGVITNPFFLTPEHQVFDAEHLMGKYRISGVPIVNNIEDQKLVGIITNRDLRFISDYSMKISDVMTKEELVTASVGTTLEEAEKILQQYKIEKLPLLDDEGTLKGLITIKDIEKVIEFPNSSKDAHGRLIVGAAVGVTGDTMTRVRKLVEANVDVVVIDTAHGHSQGVLNTVSKIRETYPSLNIIAGNVATAEATKALFEAGADIVKVGIGPGSICTTRVVAGVGVPQITAIYDCATEARKHGKAIIADGGIKYSGDIVKALASGGHAVMLGSLLAGTSESPGDTEIFQGRRFKVYRGMGSVAAMEKGSKDRYFQEDNKKFVPEGIEGRTPYKGPVVDTVYQLVGGIRSGMGYCGTQDLRSLREEAQFIRMTGAGLRESHPHDVQITKESPNYTIS; the protein is encoded by the coding sequence ATGTGGGAAAGTAAATTTTCAAAAGAAGGTTTGACGTTTGACGATGTTTTGCTTGTTCCAGCTAAGTCTGAAGTACTTCCGCGTGATGTCGATTTATCAGTTGAGTTAACAAGCACATTAAAACTAAACATTCCCGTGATCAGTGCAGGAATGGACACGGTGACAGAGTCACAAATGGCGATTGCAATGGCACGTCAAGGTGGTCTTGGTATCATTCATAAGAACATGTCTATCGAGCAACAAGCAGAGCAAGTGGATAAAGTAAAACGTTCAGAGCGCGGCGTTATTACAAATCCATTCTTCTTAACACCTGAGCATCAAGTATTTGATGCAGAGCACCTAATGGGTAAATACCGTATTTCAGGTGTACCGATTGTAAATAACATAGAAGATCAAAAGCTTGTTGGTATTATTACGAACCGTGACCTTCGTTTTATTTCGGATTATTCAATGAAGATCAGCGATGTGATGACAAAAGAGGAACTCGTGACAGCTTCGGTGGGTACAACGTTAGAAGAAGCTGAAAAAATTCTACAGCAATATAAAATTGAAAAATTACCTCTTTTAGATGACGAAGGAACGTTAAAAGGTCTCATCACCATCAAAGATATTGAAAAAGTGATCGAATTCCCTAACTCCTCTAAAGATGCACATGGCCGTTTAATTGTTGGTGCTGCTGTTGGTGTCACTGGCGATACAATGACTCGTGTGAGAAAATTAGTCGAAGCCAATGTGGATGTCGTTGTCATTGATACGGCACATGGTCATTCACAAGGTGTTCTAAACACTGTATCGAAAATCCGTGAAACGTATCCTTCTCTTAATATCATTGCTGGAAATGTTGCAACAGCTGAAGCAACTAAAGCATTGTTTGAAGCAGGAGCAGATATTGTGAAAGTTGGTATCGGACCAGGATCTATCTGTACAACACGTGTTGTAGCAGGTGTTGGTGTACCACAAATCACAGCGATCTATGACTGTGCAACAGAAGCAAGAAAACATGGTAAAGCTATTATTGCAGATGGTGGAATTAAATATTCAGGTGATATCGTAAAAGCTCTAGCATCTGGTGGACATGCTGTTATGCTTGGAAGCCTTCTAGCTGGTACATCTGAAAGCCCAGGAGACACAGAAATTTTCCAAGGTAGACGCTTCAAAGTTTATCGCGGTATGGGTTCAGTGGCTGCAATGGAAAAAGGAAGTAAAGATCGTTACTTCCAAGAAGATAATAAAAAATTCGTTCCAGAAGGTATTGAAGGCCGTACACCATACAAAGGACCAGTCGTTGATACAGTGTATCAACTAGTTGGCGGTATCCGTTCAGGTATGGGCTATTGTGGAACACAAGATTTACGCTCTCTTAGAGAAGAAGCACAGTTCATTCGAATGACTGGTGCAGGACTTCGTGAGAGTCATCCACATGATGTACAAATTACAAAAGAATCACCAAACTACACAATTTCTTGA
- a CDS encoding nitroreductase family protein translates to MTLSFETLVRERRSASNFLPNILISREELNSIFEEVKMAPSAFNLQHTQYVVVQTEGLKEQVREAAFGQYKVHSASAAIIVLGDPKAYQQAGNIYEGLKMLGILNKQQYEEMVRETMSFYEKRGADFQKEEAIRNASLSAMLFMLAAKNKGWDTCPMIGFDPDVMKKVLNIESDLVPVLMITLGKEKVESRQARGYRKPVSEFVTYL, encoded by the coding sequence ATGACACTCAGTTTTGAAACATTGGTACGTGAGAGACGATCCGCATCAAATTTTTTGCCTAATATCTTGATTTCGAGAGAAGAGCTTAACAGCATATTTGAAGAAGTCAAAATGGCACCATCTGCTTTTAACTTACAGCACACACAATATGTTGTCGTCCAAACAGAGGGTCTTAAAGAACAAGTAAGAGAAGCCGCTTTTGGACAATATAAAGTGCATTCCGCCTCAGCAGCAATTATTGTACTGGGAGACCCAAAGGCTTATCAGCAAGCGGGGAACATCTATGAAGGTTTGAAGATGCTTGGCATTTTAAATAAGCAGCAATACGAAGAAATGGTCAGAGAGACGATGAGCTTTTATGAAAAGCGAGGAGCGGATTTTCAGAAAGAAGAGGCAATTCGCAATGCATCATTATCTGCGATGCTATTTATGCTCGCCGCCAAAAACAAGGGCTGGGATACGTGCCCAATGATCGGTTTTGACCCTGATGTCATGAAAAAGGTGTTGAACATCGAGTCGGATTTGGTTCCTGTGTTAATGATCACACTCGGAAAAGAAAAAGTAGAGAGCAGACAAGCGAGAGGCTACAGAAAACCAGTCTCTGAATTCGTAACATACTTATAA
- a CDS encoding YesK-like family protein, whose translation MFWLQTAIFTMVVLCLSWWAGKRGGNRHAGLILPVCFILFGLVLLISSFFIGRWEGMALSISSVSIVLSSMICLIIVAAIQFFKKDVPS comes from the coding sequence ATGTTTTGGCTTCAAACTGCTATTTTTACAATGGTTGTATTGTGTCTCTCATGGTGGGCAGGGAAAAGAGGTGGAAACCGTCATGCGGGGCTGATCCTCCCTGTATGCTTCATCCTATTTGGATTGGTTTTATTGATATCCAGTTTCTTTATTGGCAGATGGGAAGGCATGGCGCTTAGTATATCAAGCGTCTCGATCGTTCTCTCTTCCATGATTTGTTTGATCATCGTCGCAGCGATTCAATTTTTTAAAAAAGATGTCCCTTCTTAA
- a CDS encoding GNAT family N-acetyltransferase: MNIRPIEQKDNPYIAAIIRQSLESANLAIEGTAYTDPHLDQLHEYYQTLTHAAYWVAEENGDIVGGVGIAPFSNGICELQKLYLSPKAQGKGAGKKLMDTALHYASTYYEACYLETRQELTAATGLYQRYGFSLLSEPIEGSEHSAMDAWYLKTFS, encoded by the coding sequence ATGAACATTAGACCCATTGAACAAAAAGACAATCCGTATATCGCAGCGATTATCCGTCAGTCACTAGAATCAGCGAATCTGGCGATTGAAGGAACAGCCTACACTGATCCCCACCTTGACCAGCTACATGAATACTATCAAACATTGACTCATGCAGCCTATTGGGTTGCTGAAGAGAATGGTGACATCGTGGGCGGCGTAGGCATTGCTCCATTTTCGAACGGCATATGTGAATTACAAAAGCTGTATTTGAGCCCAAAAGCACAAGGAAAAGGTGCTGGCAAAAAACTGATGGATACAGCACTTCACTACGCCTCTACATACTATGAAGCATGCTATTTAGAAACCCGCCAAGAATTAACTGCCGCGACTGGCCTTTATCAGCGATATGGCTTTTCTCTTCTTTCAGAGCCGATTGAAGGCTCTGAGCATTCTGCAATGGATGCTTGGTATCTCAAAACCTTCTCATGA
- a CDS encoding LytTR family DNA-binding domain-containing protein produces the protein MKLRFIWNQEKDVTEVDVISHPHNQERLQKIEALLETPPSLTVKDPKNDRQSLLPLEQIEAISALGHLSKVVTADGRTYFLNKRLKDLKWLEHELFFRINNAVILNLAQVHSFAAGTYARLEVETLSQNSYTVSRHYAKYIKERFQ, from the coding sequence ATGAAACTTCGTTTTATCTGGAATCAAGAAAAGGATGTGACGGAAGTGGACGTCATTAGCCATCCACATAATCAAGAGCGTTTACAAAAAATCGAAGCGTTACTTGAAACGCCTCCTTCTTTGACGGTGAAAGATCCAAAAAACGATCGTCAATCACTTTTACCATTGGAACAAATTGAAGCGATCTCTGCACTAGGACATCTGTCAAAGGTTGTCACTGCCGATGGGAGAACGTATTTTTTAAACAAACGTTTGAAGGACTTGAAATGGTTAGAGCACGAACTTTTCTTCCGTATCAATAATGCGGTCATCCTCAATTTAGCTCAAGTTCACAGTTTTGCAGCTGGTACGTATGCTCGCTTAGAAGTCGAGACTCTCTCGCAAAACAGCTATACAGTCAGTCGACATTACGCAAAATATATAAAGGAGAGATTTCAATGA
- a CDS encoding GNAT family N-acetyltransferase: protein MVHFRLAREDELPQVADLLEDSFRDYSFFDLLCEKVSKRSTFARELHLVNTKVYFQHQICLVGVENGHIVSAALLKHPRFPEPGLMDYVLSGGLKLLFTGGISAIQHVFRMLKEAKKACSSLNKPFWYLEALAVAKNQQGKKLGSRMLKQCLFPFIARQGGGLFTLITHNEANRHFYRKNGWVEFDERVLRGKEMSLQSWSYKTVIQ, encoded by the coding sequence ATGGTTCATTTCAGACTTGCTAGAGAGGACGAACTGCCACAAGTGGCAGATCTGTTAGAAGATTCGTTTCGAGATTATTCATTTTTTGATTTATTATGTGAAAAGGTATCAAAACGCTCTACTTTCGCTCGCGAGCTGCATTTGGTCAACACAAAGGTATATTTCCAGCATCAAATCTGTTTAGTCGGAGTTGAGAACGGTCATATTGTGTCTGCCGCCCTGTTAAAGCATCCGCGTTTTCCTGAGCCAGGTCTCATGGATTATGTGTTGTCAGGCGGGTTAAAGCTCCTTTTCACTGGCGGTATATCGGCCATTCAGCATGTGTTTCGTATGTTAAAAGAAGCTAAAAAAGCGTGTTCTTCCTTAAACAAGCCTTTTTGGTATTTAGAAGCACTTGCCGTCGCAAAAAATCAACAAGGAAAAAAACTTGGAAGCCGGATGTTAAAGCAATGTCTTTTTCCCTTTATTGCCCGGCAAGGCGGAGGCCTGTTCACGCTGATTACACACAATGAAGCGAACCGTCATTTCTATCGAAAAAATGGATGGGTAGAGTTTGATGAAAGGGTATTACGCGGAAAAGAAATGTCCTTACAAAGCTGGAGTTATAAAACCGTGATTCAATAA
- a CDS encoding GNAT family N-acetyltransferase: MYLLEKQRTAAIKEGIRQIDPAYPVFVDAVMDGFVQGNLYVDDTMHPRIYFLETACGIYYVAGKREEELSHCSAFIVDVYERQKRQNGRFTVFSANQLTDVMMKKYLGSHLNEMERHAYIFSEVHSYVPASHSGYRVERTNEQVIKASKAFTPSYYEAYWGRAARFLSKGIGVAILDGEDVVSECVSIFSSEDRVEIDIWTEEAWRRKGLAQLAGQHMIRSCLENKRTPHWDCDVLYLTSIKLAEKLGFRRTKTYRLFYSS; encoded by the coding sequence ATGTATCTTTTGGAAAAGCAAAGGACAGCAGCGATAAAAGAAGGGATTCGTCAGATCGATCCGGCATATCCAGTGTTTGTAGATGCGGTCATGGACGGTTTCGTACAAGGGAATCTTTATGTAGATGATACCATGCACCCTCGTATTTATTTTCTCGAAACAGCATGCGGCATTTATTATGTTGCAGGCAAGAGGGAAGAAGAGCTGTCACACTGCTCGGCGTTCATTGTAGATGTTTACGAAAGGCAGAAAAGACAAAACGGCCGGTTTACCGTATTTTCAGCAAATCAATTAACAGATGTGATGATGAAAAAATATCTTGGATCACATCTGAATGAGATGGAGAGGCATGCGTACATTTTTTCGGAGGTCCATTCTTATGTTCCTGCGTCTCATTCAGGCTACAGAGTAGAGCGGACAAATGAACAGGTGATCAAGGCAAGCAAGGCTTTCACGCCTAGCTATTACGAAGCCTATTGGGGGAGAGCGGCGCGCTTTCTATCAAAAGGAATTGGAGTCGCCATCTTAGATGGTGAGGACGTCGTGAGTGAATGTGTCTCCATTTTTTCAAGTGAAGATCGTGTGGAAATCGATATTTGGACAGAGGAAGCCTGGCGGCGAAAAGGCTTAGCACAGCTGGCGGGTCAGCATATGATCAGGAGTTGTCTTGAAAATAAAAGGACACCGCATTGGGATTGCGATGTCCTATATCTAACTTCAATCAAATTAGCAGAAAAGCTAGGCTTTCGGCGGACAAAAACCTATCGATTGTTTTACAGCTCATGA
- a CDS encoding VOC family protein, which produces MIRRLDHIVLTVQHIEDTIRFYTNVLGMKEETFGEGRKALRFGLQKINLHEAGHEYEQAAAHPLPGSSDLCFITDLDMDSLLLHLRKQVVPIEEGPVKRTGTLGPVESVYIRDPDLNLIEISRYIEEGDPS; this is translated from the coding sequence ATGATACGACGACTTGATCATATCGTGTTGACTGTGCAACATATAGAGGACACCATTCGCTTTTATACAAACGTATTAGGAATGAAGGAAGAAACCTTTGGGGAAGGCCGTAAAGCGCTTCGTTTTGGTTTACAGAAAATCAACCTTCATGAAGCTGGTCATGAATATGAGCAGGCAGCGGCTCATCCACTTCCAGGCTCTAGTGATTTGTGCTTTATTACTGATTTAGATATGGACAGTTTGCTGCTGCATCTTCGCAAACAAGTGGTTCCTATTGAAGAGGGACCTGTTAAGCGCACAGGTACATTAGGTCCGGTTGAATCTGTTTATATCCGTGATCCTGATCTGAATTTAATTGAAATATCTCGATATATAGAGGAGGGTGATCCGTCATGA
- a CDS encoding YaaC family protein, with translation MKSSGWKDLKRFYSLETSQKFLYQQYEKRSIQDANQQAYKNCERFIYFLKHGHTFYEQAAIAPLELKPILLFYGMAQLLKACLLTVDPYYPSQTSVLAHGVTSRKRKKQHYRFSEDEVKIQRNGLCMHVLKHLFHLNGLEDERFTMIHLLSKIPEMGHILEFQKQPSTLVKVEKDNGMMIQDHIPLLYNMSAERFIEYFEFHTSWKLKQREAKKLAFDVSLEENPAFATHLHYDLEANQWYIPSTRDSFLEIPEIISHYLLMYNLSMIARYETEWWYELLSQYISDDYVMIERYMEIAEEKFPAYIMMLLEEKTKKTSSEWN, from the coding sequence ATGAAAAGTTCAGGATGGAAGGATTTAAAACGTTTTTACTCACTCGAAACTTCCCAAAAGTTTCTATATCAACAATATGAGAAACGGAGCATTCAAGATGCAAACCAGCAAGCCTATAAAAACTGTGAACGGTTTATTTATTTTTTAAAGCATGGTCATACATTCTATGAACAGGCAGCTATCGCTCCACTCGAACTGAAGCCCATTTTATTATTTTATGGAATGGCTCAGTTGCTAAAGGCATGTTTACTGACAGTTGATCCTTACTATCCTTCTCAAACTTCTGTTTTGGCACACGGTGTAACATCGAGAAAGAGAAAGAAGCAGCACTACCGTTTTAGTGAAGATGAAGTGAAAATTCAGCGAAATGGACTATGCATGCATGTGTTAAAGCATCTATTTCATTTAAATGGACTTGAAGATGAGCGATTTACGATGATTCACCTCCTGTCAAAGATACCTGAAATGGGTCATATTCTGGAGTTTCAAAAGCAGCCTTCGACATTAGTTAAAGTAGAAAAAGACAATGGAATGATGATTCAAGATCATATTCCATTGCTTTATAACATGTCTGCTGAACGTTTTATTGAATATTTTGAGTTCCACACAAGTTGGAAACTTAAACAGAGAGAAGCGAAAAAACTGGCGTTTGATGTGTCTCTAGAAGAAAACCCAGCGTTCGCTACTCATCTTCATTATGATTTAGAAGCGAATCAATGGTATATTCCGTCAACACGGGATTCATTTTTGGAGATTCCTGAGATCATCAGCCATTACTTATTGATGTATAACCTCAGTATGATTGCCCGCTATGAAACAGAATGGTGGTACGAACTGCTATCTCAATACATTAGTGATGATTACGTCATGATCGAACGCTACATGGAGATTGCTGAAGAGAAGTTCCCAGCATATATCATGATGCTATTAGAAGAAAAAACAAAAAAGACCAGTTCCGAATGGAACTGA